The nucleotide sequence GTAGATTATTTTTGTCCCCTGTAACTTGTTCTTTGTCTATATAATTACGTTATTGTCGAATATTCTTAAACTGTTCTGAATGTATCTTTTATTAgacagttgaaatattttttcaaattatacctcgagtattttcgtatgaaataacatttgtataaatataatgaatacattaatgcttctaaatgttcttgttaatatttagatgcattaataaatcagaaggtctaagaaataagaaattaaagaaatttataatgaatatatcggGCGTACACTTGTGTTTTCACCTAAAACTTCCATCTAACTTCCAAACATTTCTCTTTATAAACGGAACACAAAGAATACAGTTCTCTCCCAAAACCAGTATGGAACTTAATGTTCTTTGAATTTACTCAATTctgtaaatgtttttttaaccaCTTGGTTGTGggaaatttcttttaaaatgatAACTTGCATTATCCATTACTATTATACAATCTGAGGAAGAAAATTGTATCATTTCTTCGTACCGTTCTTTAAAGACATCAGCATTCATGTCCTCATGGGAGTCACCGGAAGATTTCAAAGTCGATAAACTAcgtttaataaaattgtttgaacCTCGGATGTGTATTATTATCAGTATGTGCCCCCTTTCCAGTAGATGCATTATTTGGAAGAGCCTGTCTTAGACTTGTAACAGTTCCATCTTGCCAAAATGTATTTGATGTATGGCTCTTcttgatccatgtttcatctaaataaaatatatttatttttttggtttctcatttcttttatagtaTTGAGAGAGTCTCCATGCTACaatatcatttctttttattaaaatttttgtagcgAAAACCTATTTCTTTGAAAAGTGGCAAGAACTATTTCTACTGTCGAAAACTCTTTTCTAAAGTATAATGCATGTACTTTCTTTCGAATTCTTTCTTTGAAATGATTATCTAGttgaaatttcgattttccTGGAACATTACGTGCTGTTTGAAACTCGccacatttttcttctttaataactcTGTAAAAGATACTAAAGATATCGTATacaaggatggtcccagaagtacttgggCCAAcataaaaattgtggaaaaaaatatatttatttttcaacgtaatctcgtTTTAACTGTgcacacttttcccagcgatgttcaataagttcgatatcctttttataataagaatcgtcttCAAAATAGCcgttaactgccgacatcaccggTCCAtcgttggaaaatatttgaccaccgagccattttttcaagtctgcgaacagaaaataatccgagagagctaaatctggcgaatagggtgtatgagatagcaattcaaactttaattcgaTAATTTCGGTTACTGCAATAACGGACGTGTGAGatagtgcattgtcttgatgaaataacactttcttcttagtcaaatgcaTCCgcttttgcttgatttcttcgcttatacgttgcaataagttcgcataatactcgaaaattatcccacgcccATCCTaaaaaaccaacgccatgatccttgcttgcagatggaacggtctttgccatCTTTGGAGCCGGTTTCCCCTTTTCAGTCCACTGTTTTGATTGTTCTgatgcaaaaattcggctttctttctgtgaaacattgccaaacactcgatgaaaactttttcacgacgctgtttttgttctattgtgagcatacccggcacccatcttgcgcacagctttctcgtgtcaaaattttcagttaatatgcgatgtactgcaATTTTTAAAATGCCTACTATGCCCCAGAAGCGCCttgcctgacctagagatggcagtagttgcttgaaaaatacgttgtttagtatttgtttggcagccgacaatagtgaacgttttcagtgaatttgtaaccatagaaaaattggtcatcgttatgtaatacaatacttttatttaaaaggcCTTAgcccaatcaatataaaaagtGTACTAGATTCTcatctgggtgagactgctccttcgttatcaacaataaaatattgggtatcagagtttaaacgaggccgtataATCTGCGAAGAATCGTAGAagttgaccaaatgaggtgacgactccggaaatgttgaataaaatccaTAAAGctgtactggatgatcgtcgactggaagtaCGTTAACTAACAGGCATATTAGTGCTAGCAGGCGTAGTAATagaaaaagtgcggtacatcgcatattaactgaaaatttggacatgagaaagatGTGCGTCATCTCATGGTCATATTCATGGCGTCGTATGTTTGGTATGCGTGTGGGATAATtatcattgactatcttgaaaaaagaataactatcaacggcgagtatatATGTGAACTTTATTCCAATTGCCgaaattaacgaattaaagtttgaattgctacctcattcattctattcgccagatttaaccccatcggattattttctgttccgaaacttgaaaaaatagctcggtggtcgaagattttccaacaatgaataGGAGCCTGGTATTTGTATATGCTGCGCTTTTTTATCTGTATTTATGAAATCGGACCTTCACATTGTTATTTATGTGCATACGAGTAAATTGATGCAGACAAATAATGCTTCCACACGACCTCCCACGttatctgaaaaatattaaCCATTCGAATATACCTTAAATTTGGATGTTGTTGTTAGttgcaaaatttattgaataatatgatatcaatatcaaaatgtaataagttttttatcTACTAGCGAATTTATGAGAAATAATTACTTTTATACACGTACACAAATCTCTTGGTTTCTTTCGCTTTATACTGGACTGTAGTTAGAGTATAAAGAGCCTTCAAATTGATCTCGTTTCATAAAATAGctattcaattgaaatttatgaataatttttgtcgTGAATCCACCTATTTATTGCGCCTATGTGTTCAACTGCCTTTGACCGCCCACAACACTGTTAGGAACTATGAATCCATTTATTGCATACCTTTATTACCTTTAGGCGTGTTATAGGAAGAGTATGTACATTTACAATccttcattaattattttttgcattttaatttgaaataaaaatatttgatttattactaGCTCTTAGTATCTACGCTTTTGTCCGATTTTTCTCATTTCCACAAAATTCGAAACCTATTCAGTTTACTCCTATCAAACGTAATTCCTTATAGCTttaatttttaaccaaataGTTTGAGCCAATTTCATAGAACAATGACCAATAAACGTTTGTATAAATTCCAAAAAGCGCAATCATTATCCGGTACTTGGTAAATTTAATTGCgatgttttcatttaaataCCTTCCTCTATCtataaatgaatcattttaataatattctgcgttgcattttatttataatcgaAGCGGACATAGACAATTTAGATACCATTGATGTTTCAAATACATTGAATCTATTTTTAGACCAACTTAAACTGAAACCGTTCTACCGGAAATGCCATCTGGTGATAAGTTTAGTAGaagttaacagaaaaaaaaaatcaattatatttagttAGTTGCTAAGTGAGAATTACTGTTACCAAAGGAAGATGATTTATTTACTATACTTTATATCGAGTGTATTctaattagaaatattattattttaattaacagcGTAATAATTGACCTATTCGATTTGTTATAGTAACTAAggcttttctaatttttgtttctaaattatgAAATACTTATAATGGCGTTTGCTTGAGTTTGtttaaaatcatttctttttattgtttccaaacttcagaatatacgtttcgtttcaaatttcgcCAAAATCGTGCAATTGTCCTTAGTGGATGCAAATTAGGTACATTCCAGCAAAATCTTCTACGTCATTTGCATGCCATATCTAGCCAAACCATCAAATTTCCTTCAGGATGCTTTTTCTTTATGAACTGCATTAATCTGAATCAAcacacttttttcaaatattttggcgGTTACAGAACTTCTAGAAGGACAAATGTAGGCTGAAGAACCATCATCAAATCTGCTCTCTTCTTTTTTGGCCATTTTTTTTGCTGTTATGCCTGATTTTAAGTTTCTTTCAATCGAAATACCTGTGTCAACATGCCGACAGATATCGTAAATTTTTCGTTTCGTCGCTATTTCCATTCTTACAAATTAACCGTAAACGATTTCTTCAGACCTTGATTTTACGTCGttcgttttcttttagattttccataCTTCAAACTAAACTTCTAACAGAGACGTAATGTTTATACTTGGGACATTTGACAACTACCAAATTACGATAaacaattaataacattttcagTCAACGTCCACTTTACTTGCTATGCTGTCTAAAAATGTACGGATTTTTTGTCCCCTCATCCTAAGTACGAGATTCAGATACTACTGACGACTCCGAAGGATATCGAAATCATTGCGTTCTTCTTATGCTCCTTTTGATCCCTAAAAAGGACGGTGTGTATCAAGTTATCCAGAGAAATGCAATACAATCCTCGTCGTTTGGGAAATCACTGAGAGTATGAACTCCGTAATTATTAGaagttgttattaatttttctaccGAACCAAGTTCATTAACTTTACTTTTTTCGGTGTTTCTCTAGGAAATTAGGCGATGACATTTTATAAGAGGCATTTGTATCTTTGATTCCGATTCCATTACTGTTTCAATAtcctaaaatatatgataaaaaatacagCAGATACTAAAGTTGCTATTTCAACTAGATCGAAACCGTTCCAGCGTGTTAGTTTTTGCTATTATATACGCTTTAGTCGAAAACCAATGATCCTAAAAATCATTCAAAGTTAATAGTCAAGGTCATGCTTTTTTATTTCCGATTAATAGACTATAACGCATTCAACTTTAAACACCGAATCTTATAAGGGAATACTGAAACATTTACGAAAAGATTTGTGGAGAAAGACAACAGCTTTTTACTTCTTCATTTCACAATTCGCTTTTGATTCGCCTTATTCACCAGGCTTTACACCATTATACCACAGACTCTTTCTAACCATAAAAAATTTGCAAGAAAGGAAACATGGGATAGCTAACCCAGCAGACGAAAGTCCTAAAGGACTAAAAATGCTTGCAGTCGTGGATTCAACGTTGGGAGTGCATTGCTAATCAAGAGCTGCAAATTTTATATTGTGATAAAAGCATTCACTGTGTTTTGATCACCCTacatatacagtgtgtcccttACAAGAACCGACACAGAGCAGAGGCGTGCAAATTGCGTGCCGGACGAGATGTGGTGCCTTGAAGTATggccaaaaattttgaaagaaaatcttTGTAATccttgaattaaaaataccaaatttggtatacTGTATGAGACATTAAATAATGGGTAGTAAAAGGGGATCTAACCATTCTGGGGTGACCGAACCTTGAAATATCACAgaagtttttttacttttgtgattttttcaacaatgttatttaaaaagttagaGAAAAATCGAGAGTTGGCTATTCATTTTTACATCACAATTGACAAGCAATTTAGTTTACCAAGTAATTAAattgttgtatattttttaaataaatggaaaaatgaaattattcaaatcgaCTCACAAATCAAAAACCCTGAATGCCTTCAACTTATCATTACTTGATGTCTTTATTAGACTCctaatttggtattttcaatttaaagttttaaaaaataagtatctttcgaaattttgggcCAAAATTTGAGGCCCTGTCACTTCTCAGGGATACAACTTCGTCAGAATTTAGGCGCCTTTATACGTGTCAGCATTGGTTCTTATTTGGAACAAAGACAAACCGGTCCAATTTTCGACCGTCAACCGTTCCACAGTAATCGATTAAAATCGAGATAGAAATATAGACCTTTCAAATACTTGGACCCAATGCTGTTGGAAGTtggaaaaatagaataattctGTTGCCCCGAGTATTCTATTAAAAATGCAAAGGTTTAAGGAAAattattcatcatattttggttataatttatttatatgttgaAATGATAGTATTTTATGTGAATAAACAAAGATAAGGGAAAGTTCAtaatcaataaaacaaataagaaaaaacatggAGAAAAAACTTAAAACgctatattttattatttaaatatttgagcTGTCTGTATTTCTACCTCAATTCTACCTGTGAAGAAATCCTGTATATGTATTTATCTGTCTTGTTGTTTCCACTGATACTGCCACTTACGGAAGATTAAAATATTACTTACTGACATGCGGTTTCTTTTGTCTTCAATGGATAATTCAATTGAAGATGgaaaaagatttgtttttataaaaatagtcgTAACTGTCCACATAATCCATTTCTATGAATGGTTCCATTTATTCTTTGGTGATATATTGTTaagcaattatttattttgtatccGTTTCAGAAATTAGGAAATCGTCCGAACTTAATTCTTCTTCCTATTTAATATAATTCTACCGATTGACATTTGTGTattctttttgtaaataccCCCTGTACAATTTAGACGTTTCCGTTACGGCTTAACCCGCATAATTCAACGATCTTTTaaaccaattgaattttattaccCACTCGACATGATTACGATTCTTGACCtttccaaatttaataataaattctaatttgaCGTGACCAGACACAACAGTTGGACGTTGAATACAATACGTAATTTGTATACAtcgataaaattttgatatttagtcGACTACAAGAGGAAACGTAGcttttaatgaaatttgattgttgaatagattttttataatgttatataaatatttctttgattaaaaaatatttaaaacatattccacattgaaaaaaattttttgcttacCGTCTAATTAGAAAGGACTCAATTATCGATCGCTGCATTAACCAAACGGTTTTGAACTATgaatttcgaagaaattgtacCATATACAATGATTTTTCAAActcttttttgtaaattgtcTCCATAAGCATatctcaaataataaaaatatacatttaagaTGAACTAACAAACATCTATCAATAGATTTCTTGGCCATGATGTTTACAAACATTCGAATCGGTTTTATCCACGCAAAGACaatataaatctaaaatatttcataaactgatctaattttaaataagagcATGTTGTTAAAACTAATTTACTACTACATTGATGCGTACGTATGTCATCACTAAGTCTAAAAGAATGTTATGACATCTAACGCTTTGTTACCCATATTTAGTAACTgtgttattttcataataaatattataataacttccaattttttttcagaatgtcgaTGAAACCGCAACTTCTCCATCCACTGAAACTCCAAAAACAGAGAAAGTTGAATCTCCCGAGGAGACTCCAGTTTTGAACGGCGAGGCTTCAAAAGAAGAACTCGCAAATGATGAACCCAAATCCGATGCTGCTGCTGCTGCTGCTACTGAGgagagaaaaaaagaagaaccGACGGTGACAGAACCTGTTAAAGATAAACCTGAAACGGAACCGGTATCAGAACCTAAGGTGGAAGAACATAAACCCGAGGAACCAAAGCCAGTAGATGCTGAACCACCTAAAGTCCCTGAACCCGTAGTTGAATCCGATCCCTCTCCCAAGGAACAAGAGGAACCCGCTCCCACAAATCCACTTGTAGAGGAAATCAAAGAGGTGCGTAACGAGGAGCTCCCTCCTCCCCTACCCTCCTCTAACCCACCCTCCTCGGTGACGGTATTTGCCGAATCCACTAAAGCTGACATTTTAACAACCGCACACATTGATTTATTAGAGACAGCTTCTGCAGAAGTAATTAAATCTGAAGTAGAACCCGTCCCCGTTTCAGATGTAGATCTGAAACATCCTGATCAAGAAAATGTTACTGATATTGCGGTTCCTAAAGAATCCGAACCGAAACTCGAAATTTCTCCAGAAATTATTTCCGAAAATGAGGTAGCTAAAGAATCTGAATCCAAACCCGATATCATTCCAGAAACAAATGTTGTAGATTCCCCAGTTGCGGCAGCAGATATTGAAAAGCCAATTGCAAATTCCGAAGCTGAAGTAGCTGAACTTTCAACGGTAGTTTCAGATTCTTCAGTTTCGGAAATTAAGGTAGCTAGTGAATCTTTAGCATCTATTCCTGATCCTGAACTTTTCGAATCCGAGGCAGCAAAACGCTCCGAAATCGATGTTACTTCGGAACCAGTATTTTGTGAAACCAAGGTAGCTAGTGTAGAATCTATAACGTCTTTAGAACCTCAACCCGCcgaaacaaatttattgaaaaatatttccgaAAAGTCACTTTTAACTCCCCCAGAATTGGAGCCTTTAAACGAAACTTGTCTTTCACccgaaaaattaattgaaaatccaTCTGAGCAGGAAACTTCGGAACCTCCTAATTCGTTGAATGCAGCATTGGGATCTCAAATAACCGAAACACTAAAGACAACTTCCGAAGCTTCTCTTCGAGAAGAATCGCAACAAAAGTCTGAAACAGAATCAAAGTCTGAACTATTAACAATGTCATCAGAGATTTCCGAAATTTCTCTTACCCAATCGAATAAGACTGATCCCGCCGAGAGTTTAAGTAGTCTTCCACCCCAAAGTATAGACTTACCTCCTTCACCAAATGTGattgaaaattcgaaaattttagttcctgaaatcaatgaaaaacCTTCCGAAAAACCAACGCCAATCAAATTATCTGCTTCCGAATTGTATAAAGACTCCTCACAAGCTACTGAAGAATCAATACCACCTACTGAAGAGTCAGTACAACCGACAAAATCTGAAAACAACGCTGAAGATTCCTTACAAGATAAGGCTGAAAAACATAGTTCGGAAATGGAAGTTATTTCAGATGATTCTTCACAGTTGGTAAAGcctgaagaagaatttgaaaacacTAATACTGAATTACCATCTACAGTTATTTCCGAGGCCAATTCTGAAGACAAATTTGAGAAATCTGCCAATGAATTACCAGCAGCTCCCACTGAAGTCATACCTTCTGAATTATCTTTAGTATATTCAGAAGAATCATCCGAGACTCTCCTTGCCTCAGAGTGCTTACCTTCAGAAGAACTGAAACCATGTGGTAAAGTAGATGATTCCGAAGAAAAATCTGCATCAGAAGATTTTCCCATTGATTTACCTTCCCCTACCGATCTTCCTCCACCATCGTCTGTTATCTTGGACCGTGTAGTTGATCCAGCTGATTCCTTGCCTGATATATCGACAGAATCGCTGCCGTCCCTTCCGGAACCAGTTTCTGATAATTTAGCCGAGCCCATGTCTTTACCTCCAGTAGATTCAGTACCCGAACCAATTGCTACTGATTGTCTGACTCCTAGCGAATCTGTCCCCTATCCCCATCCCGTCCTCACTAACGGGAACACCAATGGATTACCTTCTCCAAGCGATGAGGACGTACAGATGTTGAAAGAAGGACAACTTAAACAGGTGATTTTACCTAGAAATCAGAAACAAAGCATTTTTTCGTGATTTCCTTTTAGATAACCCGTTTCCCTGTGACGATTATCTCCTTTTTACTAATCTGTATTGTAAATGTTGCAATTTTCCAACCTATACTTCATCTGCTGGAACCTCAAATCGATAAGTCTcgcattttgttttgtttacattgaaaaaataccttTATTGATAACAATAATccttatatttataatttcttttgcATGGAACTTCATTTACCCATTTTTGTCTTGAGCCTTTCGTTACTTTATCCTTACCATTGATGGGTAATTTTTCGCGACGTTATTTCCGTTGTCGATATCGGAAGTCACGAAAGGATCTTTGTTGCCCCAGCAAAACCTTGTGTTGATGACTTAGATTAACCTAGTTGCTACTCAGATTACTTCTTTATGTGcccaaaagaaaaaaaaatagttgctACCTATACCACATCGTGTTTAACCTGTTTGAATTGTGCTAACCTCACCTAACATTACCTGAATGAATTTAATACCTAAACACCTTTCCTAACTAAtctctatttttatattgtagaTGTTAAAATATCTGTGTTGGTTGTTTAACATTCGATTTTTTCTCAGTATATGTTAATTAACATCGTTAAATAATCAACTTGTCTACAGGGATTAGCAAAAGTGAATCAGATATAGTTCGTTCAAAAATAagagaaacttttcaaaatattcatacaGTGAAGGATTGTCAGTTTCGAAATTGCTGCATTTAGATACTTTGCACTTGTACCAGGGCTTCTTACAATTCTCAAAACACTTCtcgtaataataaaaaaaatttttagcagGATTGACTAGCGAACGgtggtcaaaaataatttattttatataatttaaaagtGATCAAAATGTAGATTGTACTTTAAGGAGGTTCTCTAATTTCTCGGCTGTTTTTTTACGgatttttcgataatatttgaCGGAAAAACcattgaaataatcaaactcATTGtttctgtataatattttaataataatttaacaaattttttgaagacCGACAGGAAGACATCAAGTAAAAGAGGTGCTTGACGCTGACCAAGATTACGGCTGTTCTGCTTATCCGAAATCAAAAAACCAAACGGCATTATCCAACATAACCATcttcattacaaaaattactttctattttcactcattttactcatacaatttttattt is from Diorhabda sublineata isolate icDioSubl1.1 chromosome 1, icDioSubl1.1, whole genome shotgun sequence and encodes:
- the LOC130441193 gene encoding cell surface glycoprotein 1-like isoform X1, yielding MGAKQSKRSVDITNSPTKGEAEAIGEGEGRVVKIGDADIKSTTNGAVPHTDIEIGEKDETAKELTAEKEDAEKEVAEVKENGVSESEDAKTPDSESVGDNLNETEKSPESTENKVEETAEAKKQKEKKKKKWSFRSISFSKKDKSKPGKDSEKNGDVKEVAEENVDETATSPSTETPKTEKVESPEETPVLNGEASKEELANDEPKSDAAAAAATEERKKEEPTVTEPVKDKPETEPVSEPKVEEHKPEEPKPVDAEPPKVPEPVVESDPSPKEQEEPAPTNPLVEEIKEVRNEELPPPLPSSNPPSSVTVFAESTKADILTTAHIDLLETASAEVIKSEVEPVPVSDVDLKHPDQENVTDIAVPKESEPKLEISPEIISENEVAKESESKPDIIPETNVVDSPVAAADIEKPIANSEAEVAELSTVVSDSSVSEIKVASESLASIPDPELFESEAAKRSEIDVTSEPVFCETKVASVESITSLEPQPAETNLLKNISEKSLLTPPELEPLNETCLSPEKLIENPSEQETSEPPNSLNAALGSQITETLKTTSEASLREESQQKSETESKSELLTMSSEISEISLTQSNKTDPAESLSSLPPQSIDLPPSPNVIENSKILVPEINEKPSEKPTPIKLSASELYKDSSQATEESIPPTEESVQPTKSENNAEDSLQDKAEKHSSEMEVISDDSSQLVKPEEEFENTNTELPSTVISEANSEDKFEKSANELPAAPTEVIPSELSLVYSEESSETLLASECLPSEELKPCGKVDDSEEKSASEDFPIDLPSPTDLPPPSSVILDRVVDPADSLPDISTESLPSLPEPVSDNLAEPMSLPPVDSVPEPIATDCLTPSESVPYPHPVLTNGNTNGLPSPSDEDVQMLKEGQLKQVPPAETPSEVVKNDTENVTASEVASVEE
- the LOC130441193 gene encoding proteoglycan 4-like isoform X2, yielding MESQVTLTKNGLSVLYYGIVSLVIAILVKVVVKAYGRIDGRNVDETATSPSTETPKTEKVESPEETPVLNGEASKEELANDEPKSDAAAAAATEERKKEEPTVTEPVKDKPETEPVSEPKVEEHKPEEPKPVDAEPPKVPEPVVESDPSPKEQEEPAPTNPLVEEIKEVRNEELPPPLPSSNPPSSVTVFAESTKADILTTAHIDLLETASAEVIKSEVEPVPVSDVDLKHPDQENVTDIAVPKESEPKLEISPEIISENEVAKESESKPDIIPETNVVDSPVAAADIEKPIANSEAEVAELSTVVSDSSVSEIKVASESLASIPDPELFESEAAKRSEIDVTSEPVFCETKVASVESITSLEPQPAETNLLKNISEKSLLTPPELEPLNETCLSPEKLIENPSEQETSEPPNSLNAALGSQITETLKTTSEASLREESQQKSETESKSELLTMSSEISEISLTQSNKTDPAESLSSLPPQSIDLPPSPNVIENSKILVPEINEKPSEKPTPIKLSASELYKDSSQATEESIPPTEESVQPTKSENNAEDSLQDKAEKHSSEMEVISDDSSQLVKPEEEFENTNTELPSTVISEANSEDKFEKSANELPAAPTEVIPSELSLVYSEESSETLLASECLPSEELKPCGKVDDSEEKSASEDFPIDLPSPTDLPPPSSVILDRVVDPADSLPDISTESLPSLPEPVSDNLAEPMSLPPVDSVPEPIATDCLTPSESVPYPHPVLTNGNTNGLPSPSDEDVQMLKEGQLKQVPPAETPSEVVKNDTENVTASEVASVEE
- the LOC130441193 gene encoding proteoglycan 4-like isoform X3 — protein: MESQNVDETATSPSTETPKTEKVESPEETPVLNGEASKEELANDEPKSDAAAAAATEERKKEEPTVTEPVKDKPETEPVSEPKVEEHKPEEPKPVDAEPPKVPEPVVESDPSPKEQEEPAPTNPLVEEIKEVRNEELPPPLPSSNPPSSVTVFAESTKADILTTAHIDLLETASAEVIKSEVEPVPVSDVDLKHPDQENVTDIAVPKESEPKLEISPEIISENEVAKESESKPDIIPETNVVDSPVAAADIEKPIANSEAEVAELSTVVSDSSVSEIKVASESLASIPDPELFESEAAKRSEIDVTSEPVFCETKVASVESITSLEPQPAETNLLKNISEKSLLTPPELEPLNETCLSPEKLIENPSEQETSEPPNSLNAALGSQITETLKTTSEASLREESQQKSETESKSELLTMSSEISEISLTQSNKTDPAESLSSLPPQSIDLPPSPNVIENSKILVPEINEKPSEKPTPIKLSASELYKDSSQATEESIPPTEESVQPTKSENNAEDSLQDKAEKHSSEMEVISDDSSQLVKPEEEFENTNTELPSTVISEANSEDKFEKSANELPAAPTEVIPSELSLVYSEESSETLLASECLPSEELKPCGKVDDSEEKSASEDFPIDLPSPTDLPPPSSVILDRVVDPADSLPDISTESLPSLPEPVSDNLAEPMSLPPVDSVPEPIATDCLTPSESVPYPHPVLTNGNTNGLPSPSDEDVQMLKEGQLKQVPPAETPSEVVKNDTENVTASEVASVEE